Genomic window (Fodinibius salicampi):
AAACCAACTCGCTTCAGTTTATTTTCGCTGGGCTTTTCCGGAAAGTAATGCGGAGCTGTATGGAGAGTATTTTCGGGAAGATCACAGTTGGGATTTTCGGGATTTCCTTATGCAGCCGGATCACGACCGGGCCTACACCATCGGAATTCAGAAGATCGTGGAGGGCAACCGTATCGATTATGTGAAAATAAATGCTGAGATTAATTCCCTGGTACCCAATCGCATTGATGATGTACGTCCCCAAACCTATTATTACCGACATTCTAGGGTTGTTCAGGGTCATACCAACGGGGGAGAAGTATTAGGTGCGGCTGTGGGACCGGGATCGGGCAGCCAGTATTTGGGAGCCGAAGGATTTTGGGGAGATGGCATGCTGGGACTCTTTGTACAGCGAGTAGAAGATAACGACTTCTTCCATTATGAATATTATGATACTAATTCTCCAAATCCGCCAACTTCCGATATCTATCGCCACCGGATAAATCTGAATATAGGACTTAAAGGAGCATATAAAACGGGACCTCTTCTGTTAAATGCCCGGTTCATTTGGAATAAAAATTATAACTATGGTCGATATGATTATGGCGATCCGGATATAAGTTTTGATACTGTTGGTGAACACGATAAAGTTAATCTGCATCTGCAACTCTCTGCCCGGTACCTGTTTTAGATAAATGGGTAAGAACGTAGAGGAAAGTGATTATTTATGAGCAAGTATGTTAGTTGGTTTTCATAAAATGACAAATATGCCACGAGAAATTTTAATGGAAAAAATATTGGGTTTTATAAAAAGCGGGCTGTTGGTTCTGCTGGTTGGAATGGTTATACAGCCAGCACAACTGAAAGCACAAACAATACCAGTAGGAGATCTTCAGGAGGAGAAGATAAGATTGATGCAGCTTTTTTCAGATTCTACCGCTGAGTTACCCTTTACCAATAGACCTATTAGCCGAAAAAGTTATCAGAAAGCTTTTGAGCATGTAGAGTCGGAAAATTCCTGGTGGGCTGATTCATCTGTATCACCCGAGATACCACTTACGGATGATTTTACCCTAGGATTTTACGAGCCGGAAATACAGGGGACCTATAACCACAAATTGCCTTATGGTGAGAATAACGGCGCGGCCTGGTATGGGCGGGGCATGAATACAGAATTTAAAGGAGGATTTTATATTAATTCCCATTTTTTGGATATAACTATTCATCCCCAAATTGTGCATCAGCAGAATGAAGATTTTGAAGTGCCCCGATTTATCCCGCGGGACAGGGATGGAAATATTCGTTATGTGGCACAGGGAACGCTGCCGGAAGATACACTTGCTGAGCGCATTGACCGCCCTTTCCGTTTTGGCCCAGATAGCTATACCACCATTAACTGGGGCCATTCGTCTGTTCGTTTTCACCGGTATAATATGGAGATTGGACTGAGTTCCGAGCCGCTATGGTGGGGACCGGGAGTACAATATGCACTTACGCTTAGTAATAATGCCGGTGGTGTACCCCATGCTTTTCTGGGGAACCGGGAACCAATTGAGTTACCTTATAATATTGGTCAGTTTCAGTTCCGCTGGGTTTGGGGATGGCCTAAGGACTCAAAGTATTTCGATTTGAAAGAGGCCTATGCAACCCGCCCGCATCAGAGTCCGGAGAAATTTCTTCGCCGTCGATTTATGAATGGGTTGAATATTGTTTACTCCCCATCATTTTTGCCCAACTTTCATATTGGAACCAGTCGAATCATCCACCAATATATCCCGGAAAGTGGAATGACCGCAGGAGATTACTTGGCGATTTTTAGGTCTTTCCCAAATCCGGATGAGAAAGCATTGAGTGCTGCTCGAGACGCCAGTCATTATGAGGAGATCAATCCTTTGTCTTCGGTTTACTTTCGTTGGGTTTTTCCAGAGAGTAATGCCGAGGTATATGCAGAATATATGAAGGATTCACATAGCTGGAATTTTCGGGACTTCCTGATGGAGCCACAACACGGAAGGGCTTATACCATAGGCGCCCAAAAGATTATTAAAAGTGGTTATAGCTGGCTCGATTTTGTGAAAGTAAATGCGGAGATTAATTCGTTGATGTCAACCCGCCTTGATGATATTCGTCCCCAAACGTATCTCTATTCCCACAAAAGCGTAAAGCAGGGGCATACCCACCGGGGGCAAGTATTGGGAGCAGCAATTGGACCGGGCTCAACCAGCCAGTATATTGGGGCCGAGTCGTATTTTGAAAAGGGCAGGATAGGCTTTTTCGTGCAGCGGACGGTGGATAATAACCATTTACATTATGAATATTATCAGCGCTGGTACCAAACCGGATGGTACGGGGATATGTATCGCCACCGAGTGGATGTAAATATCGGTCTGGATGCAAATTATCGAATCTACGATATTATGTTGGGAGCAGGCGTGGTATGGAATAAGAAGTACAATTACGGACGATTTGGCTACGGCGATTTTAATATCAACTGGAATAGTCGGCCCCGTGACGATCGCCTTAACATGCAGTATCAGTTTTCCGTGCGCTATCTTTTCTGATCCTCGTTCCAGATCGAGTTGTGGATGGATAACTCACTAATCTTCTCTCGAATCTACGCCCCACATAAGTTTGTGTCTAAGCGTATCAAAATAGCTCTGGTTGGGTAGTTCAATCAGGTCAATTGTAAAGTTAGACCGGCGGATGTACACCTCAAATGGATAGGATAGGATCTCTTTAATTTGACCATCATAGGAAAATAGTACTTCATGCTCTTGCTTCTGTACACTTACTTTTAGTGATTTATCCGAGGGAAGAACCAATGGACGGGTCGTAAGTGTATGTGGATTAATAGGTGTCAGAACCATTACATCGGAATTGGGCATGACAATAGGTCCGCTCGACGAAAGATTATAGGCCGTTGAGCCTGTGGGGGAGGCTACAATAAGTCCGTCAGCCCAATAGTTGTTAATAAACATCTCATTATACTCTGCGCTAACGTTTACCATGGAGGTAGAATCCTTTTTGGCAAAAAGGAATTCATTCAGAGCGTGGTAGATATTTCCTTCGTTATCCTCTGCTTCCAGCATATAGCGTTTGTCGATACGGTAGGTCCCCTCCTTAAGATAGTCCAGCGCTTGGTCGATATTTTCTTTCTGGGTGTAAGCCATAAATCCCAATCGTCCGCTGTTCACTCCCAGAATTGGTTTTTGGATATTTTTCATGAGCCGGGCTGTATATAGCATGGTCCCGTCCCCGCCAACCGCTATAATAATATCTGCCTGGTCAATAGCTTCTTTTTCATCTTCTACGACCATAGCAGAGGAATGCTCTTCTCCGCGATAGAGTTCCTGCAGATCAGAGCTAAAGATAATGTCAACTTCGTGCTCGTCTCCCCAATGCAGGATATCAATAAAAGAGTCCTTAACCGAGTATTTTTTAGGATTAGCTACGACGGCAAGTTTCATGTCAAGTCAATTTAAGTTTTCAATGGGTGGAAGCAGAATATTGCGAACATCAATCCACCAGGGATAGGGAGTCTGGGTGAGATTTTTAATCTCCGAACGTGCTACTGCAATGGACTGAACGGAAAATTGCAGTATTGATGGTTGTAATGCCCACTGGCGTTCAGGGATAAGCGGCTGACGTTCCGTTATAAACAAACCAATACCCTGATGAGGTATCCGGCTATTGCTGATAGAAAGATCAGCATTATTTTGATCCAAAAGCATTGATAAATTATTCAGCAATTGTTGAGAATATGGATGACCCGTAATACGAGCTATGTTGACCGTCCGGTAATCCAAAGAGATACTATTGCCATTATTATCTTCTTTAAAAGAAGTTTCCGTTATCCTGTAATCCATATTTTCAAAAAGAGCAGAAGCATTACTTTGGACAATTTGACCTATGCCGGTGACAACATCATTTGGCAAATTAGAATTTGGATTGTGATGGAGCGTAAACGTGATTTCGCCTTCTGCTAGTATTTTTTGGTATCGATTGGAATAGGAAGAGGTAAGATTACCATTTTCATTGAGCAGTTGCTGACTAAGTGTAGGTCCCAATTCCGGAAGGTAGTGGATATCTCCGCTTTGCATGTTATTCCAAAGAGTCTGTCCGTCAGTGCTGCTAATGATATCTACCCGGTTTAGGGAGATATCTGAAGAATTATAGTAGTTATCGAATTTTGAAAAAATATGGGTAGAATCATTTTGCTGTCGGGAGAACGTAAAAGGACCACTTCCAATCGGTTCAAATGAGTTATTATTACCAACCGCTTCTTTTGGATAGATGACAGCTAAAGGTGTTGCCAGTTTATGAAGAAAATCCGGATCTGTATTATTTAGGGTAATCACAACGGTAGAGTCATTGGGCGCTTGTATCCCGGATACTCCATCAAGTTGCCTGTGGTCTGGATTGTAAAGGTTACGCTGCTCTTGGAAATAAGGTTCAAATCCACTGATATCCATGAAAAGATGGGCAGCTTTTGGAGAAACACCACTTCGGGCAGATCGCTCCAGGGCAAACTTTATATCTTTAGCCATTAGTTTGCGTCCCGTTCCGCTGCCAAAGCGATCATTGTCATGGAAATAGACGTCAGTACGCAGCCGAAAGGTGTATTTCCTGTTGTCATTCTCGACGGACCAATCCCTGGCGATTGCCGGGGTTATATTCCCTTCGCCATCAAATCGTACTAATCCCTCATATAGCAATTGAACCGCACGCATTTCGGTAGCCGAAGAAGCCTGAAGAGGATCGAGTGTAGTAATAGGTTGATATTCCCCAATAACTAGCTGCCGAAAGCTGGCATCGCGTTTAGTTGTATCTTCTTGAGTAGTGGTGTCGTGGGCGACAGCCGTATTCGGTTCACGGTCGACAATTACCGTTTCCGGCTGTTTACAAGATGCTAAAGCCATTAGAACAATGAGAAAAGCTAAAAGCGGCTTTGCGGAAGATAAATTCATTATCTGGTATTTATTTATATGAATATTTGAGTAATCATTCCGTCCAGTATCCTTTTGGAAATATAGGATAATCTGGATGTATGCTATGATTTATTATCTGTTCCTTTTAATCCTTTGATCCCTTTAACAGCCTTTTCACTTAGTAGGTTCGTTTCATATGAACGTATGCGTCCTATTTTACGCTGATGTTGTTCAATAGCAATATCAATAAGCTCAAGCATTAAATCCTGCATATCTATTTCGCTTTCTTCCCAGAGATAGAAAGAGAAGGAGCCTGGAATAGTATTGATTTCATTAAAATAGACCTCTTTGGTATTCTCATTAATCAGGAAATCGAGTCGGGCTACACCACTTGCCCGAAATAGGCTGAAGATCTTACGCGAGAGTGATTGGATTTTTTGGGTGAGTTCGTTTGAAATATCGGCCGGAATTTGGCGATCGGCCGAAGCCATCCCTTTTTGTGTCCCTTCTTCATTTTGATACTTGTCTTCAAAGGACAGCGTTTCATCCTGTCCAAGGGGACGTTCACATACGCTGTGTTGCATCTCTTGGGGGGTGCCCAGTATCGAACAGTTCACTTCCAGTAGCGGGGTCACCGCTTTTTCTACCATCAGGCTATTATCAAAGCGAAAGGTTGTTTCCACTGCTTTGATCAACTCATCCCTTTTTTCAGCCCTGTTTACCCCAATGCTGCTGCCAAGAGTAACGGGTTTAATAATCAGAGGATAGTCGAGCTGTTCAGCTCTTTCGATTATTTCTTCCTGCTTCTCTGCCCATTCCTGCTCATAAAAATCGATACCATCGACGACCGGGATATTATGAGCACGGCATAACTCCTTGGCTTTTACTTTATCCATTCCCAGGCTGGATGCAAAAACTCCGCTGCCGGCATAGGGGATGTTGTACATTTCGCAGGTCCCTTGGAAAGATCCGTTTTCTCCCTCAGAACCGTGAAAGGCGGGTATTACCGCATGGATGGTAGAACTTTCGGGCGACTGGAACCATCCTGATTCTGTTTCCTGAAGTACCGGTTTTCCTAGTTTATTATGGGTAAAAGTGCAGGGAGAAGCCTCTTTGATAAGGGTATCCAGATCCTGGTAGTTTTCCAGCTCGAGTAGTGGTTTTCCTGTGAGCCA
Coding sequences:
- a CDS encoding capsule assembly Wzi family protein: MPREILMEKILGFIKSGLLVLLVGMVIQPAQLKAQTIPVGDLQEEKIRLMQLFSDSTAELPFTNRPISRKSYQKAFEHVESENSWWADSSVSPEIPLTDDFTLGFYEPEIQGTYNHKLPYGENNGAAWYGRGMNTEFKGGFYINSHFLDITIHPQIVHQQNEDFEVPRFIPRDRDGNIRYVAQGTLPEDTLAERIDRPFRFGPDSYTTINWGHSSVRFHRYNMEIGLSSEPLWWGPGVQYALTLSNNAGGVPHAFLGNREPIELPYNIGQFQFRWVWGWPKDSKYFDLKEAYATRPHQSPEKFLRRRFMNGLNIVYSPSFLPNFHIGTSRIIHQYIPESGMTAGDYLAIFRSFPNPDEKALSAARDASHYEEINPLSSVYFRWVFPESNAEVYAEYMKDSHSWNFRDFLMEPQHGRAYTIGAQKIIKSGYSWLDFVKVNAEINSLMSTRLDDIRPQTYLYSHKSVKQGHTHRGQVLGAAIGPGSTSQYIGAESYFEKGRIGFFVQRTVDNNHLHYEYYQRWYQTGWYGDMYRHRVDVNIGLDANYRIYDIMLGAGVVWNKKYNYGRFGYGDFNINWNSRPRDDRLNMQYQFSVRYLF
- a CDS encoding NAD(+)/NADH kinase, with the translated sequence MKLAVVANPKKYSVKDSFIDILHWGDEHEVDIIFSSDLQELYRGEEHSSAMVVEDEKEAIDQADIIIAVGGDGTMLYTARLMKNIQKPILGVNSGRLGFMAYTQKENIDQALDYLKEGTYRIDKRYMLEAEDNEGNIYHALNEFLFAKKDSTSMVNVSAEYNEMFINNYWADGLIVASPTGSTAYNLSSSGPIVMPNSDVMVLTPINPHTLTTRPLVLPSDKSLKVSVQKQEHEVLFSYDGQIKEILSYPFEVYIRRSNFTIDLIELPNQSYFDTLRHKLMWGVDSRED
- a CDS encoding ABC transporter substrate-binding protein is translated as MNLSSAKPLLAFLIVLMALASCKQPETVIVDREPNTAVAHDTTTQEDTTKRDASFRQLVIGEYQPITTLDPLQASSATEMRAVQLLYEGLVRFDGEGNITPAIARDWSVENDNRKYTFRLRTDVYFHDNDRFGSGTGRKLMAKDIKFALERSARSGVSPKAAHLFMDISGFEPYFQEQRNLYNPDHRQLDGVSGIQAPNDSTVVITLNNTDPDFLHKLATPLAVIYPKEAVGNNNSFEPIGSGPFTFSRQQNDSTHIFSKFDNYYNSSDISLNRVDIISSTDGQTLWNNMQSGDIHYLPELGPTLSQQLLNENGNLTSSYSNRYQKILAEGEITFTLHHNPNSNLPNDVVTGIGQIVQSNASALFENMDYRITETSFKEDNNGNSISLDYRTVNIARITGHPYSQQLLNNLSMLLDQNNADLSISNSRIPHQGIGLFITERQPLIPERQWALQPSILQFSVQSIAVARSEIKNLTQTPYPWWIDVRNILLPPIENLN
- a CDS encoding D-alanine--D-alanine ligase — its product is MSDKNIVVAFGGVSPEHEVSVLSAMQVIAALEDSHYNLIPLYVSKSGRWLTGKPLLELENYQDLDTLIKEASPCTFTHNKLGKPVLQETESGWFQSPESSTIHAVIPAFHGSEGENGSFQGTCEMYNIPYAGSGVFASSLGMDKVKAKELCRAHNIPVVDGIDFYEQEWAEKQEEIIERAEQLDYPLIIKPVTLGSSIGVNRAEKRDELIKAVETTFRFDNSLMVEKAVTPLLEVNCSILGTPQEMQHSVCERPLGQDETLSFEDKYQNEEGTQKGMASADRQIPADISNELTQKIQSLSRKIFSLFRASGVARLDFLINENTKEVYFNEINTIPGSFSFYLWEESEIDMQDLMLELIDIAIEQHQRKIGRIRSYETNLLSEKAVKGIKGLKGTDNKS